In Streptomyces sp. NBC_01439, the following are encoded in one genomic region:
- a CDS encoding VWA domain-containing protein, with amino-acid sequence MANFAKPSAPRFSVEVYQNEFLPEGGRDVHAIVTVTATGGATATRAPVADGTAAVVLMVDCSGSMEYPPEKMRGAREATAAAIDTLRDGTAFAVIAGTHVAKEVYPGQGRLAIADASTRARAKEALRGLSSGGGTAIGTWLRLADGLLRGSTAAIRHGILLTDGRNEHEEPAVLRATLDACAGRFTCDARGVGTDWDVKEVTGIAHALLGSADIVADPAHLAEDFTRMMENVMGKEVADVALRLWTPVGVEIQYVKQVAPVLQDLTDRRSEAGPRAGDYPTGSWGDESREYHVCVRVPTATVGQEMLAARATLVLPAAAGGPDEKPTVLAQGLVRAVWTNDLAASTAINAQVAHYTGQAELAEAIQQGLEARKMGDVGSATAKLGRAVQLASSSGNADTARLLAKVVDVVDAVAGTVRLKAKVADADEMTLDTRSTQTVRVKKT; translated from the coding sequence ATGGCGAATTTCGCCAAGCCGAGTGCCCCACGGTTCAGCGTGGAGGTGTATCAGAACGAGTTCCTCCCCGAGGGCGGACGGGACGTCCACGCCATCGTCACGGTCACCGCCACCGGCGGTGCCACCGCCACGCGCGCGCCGGTCGCCGACGGCACGGCGGCCGTGGTGCTTATGGTCGACTGCTCGGGGTCCATGGAGTACCCGCCGGAGAAGATGCGCGGCGCCCGTGAAGCCACGGCCGCCGCCATCGACACCCTGCGCGACGGCACCGCCTTCGCCGTGATCGCCGGTACGCACGTGGCCAAGGAGGTCTACCCCGGCCAGGGCCGCCTCGCGATCGCGGACGCGAGCACCCGTGCCCGGGCCAAGGAGGCCCTGCGCGGGCTGAGCTCCGGCGGCGGCACCGCCATCGGCACCTGGCTGCGCCTCGCCGACGGCCTGCTGCGCGGCTCCACCGCCGCCATCCGGCACGGCATCCTGCTCACCGACGGCCGCAACGAGCACGAGGAGCCGGCCGTGCTCCGCGCCACCCTCGACGCGTGCGCGGGCCGCTTCACGTGCGACGCCCGTGGGGTGGGCACTGACTGGGACGTCAAGGAGGTCACCGGGATCGCGCACGCGCTGCTCGGCTCCGCCGACATCGTGGCCGACCCGGCCCACCTCGCCGAGGACTTCACGCGCATGATGGAGAACGTCATGGGCAAGGAGGTCGCGGACGTCGCGCTGCGCCTGTGGACCCCGGTCGGCGTGGAGATCCAGTACGTCAAGCAGGTGGCTCCCGTCCTCCAGGACCTGACCGACCGCCGCAGCGAGGCGGGCCCGCGCGCCGGCGACTACCCGACCGGGTCATGGGGCGACGAGTCCCGCGAGTACCACGTATGCGTCCGCGTCCCGACGGCCACCGTGGGCCAGGAGATGCTCGCCGCCCGCGCCACGCTCGTGCTGCCGGCCGCGGCGGGCGGGCCGGACGAGAAGCCGACCGTCCTGGCCCAGGGCCTGGTGCGCGCTGTGTGGACGAACGATCTGGCGGCCTCCACCGCCATCAACGCGCAGGTCGCCCACTACACCGGACAGGCGGAACTGGCAGAGGCTATCCAGCAGGGCCTGGAAGCCCGCAAAATGGGCGATGTGGGTAGTGCCACGGCCAAGCTGGGGCGTGCGGTACAACTGGCGAGTTCTTCCGGAAACGCCGACACGGCACGACTCCTGGCGAAGGTGGTGGATGTGGTGGACGCAGTGGCGGGTACTGTGCGGCTGAAAGCGAAGGTCGCCGATGCCGACGAGATGACTCTTGACACGCGTTCGACGCAGACCGTCCGAGTGAAGAAGACCTGA
- a CDS encoding protein phosphatase 2C domain-containing protein encodes MSMHRLSGCPSCAEPLEEGDRFCGVCGYAVSAPPPAAVDHPTIPIPPAPPAPPAPSAPPARPAAAGAAAGGYGSPAPGVPHAAAEPAPGWGSVAAAAPTLVGDPGAWITTPAEPEPEREPRQGPVGVTYATSGHGNPYGTGTPPEGTPWGAAEHPYGAADIPETRHDRPGGDPGTPPEGTPWGPGEAPYENPPQPGGPAGGKTCVACRAGHVDTDGYCEHCGHAQPRERDHIEEELGSVAAVTDRGLRHHRNEDSFAVSATALPDGSAATVAIVCDGVSSASRPDEASAAAAVAANEALLEALPRGAHPQEAMHEAILAAARAVNALAPETPGAQNAPACTLVGAVIGGGLLTIGWVGDSRAYWVPDDRAALPRRLTEDDSWAAQMVAAGLMGEAEAYADVRAHAITGWLGADAYDLDPHTATFKPDHPGVVVVCTDGLWNYAESAREMAQVVPADAATRPLHSAQVLVGYALDGGGHDNVTVAVVPFATHPEQEPGPDAEPGPAAGPE; translated from the coding sequence ATGTCGATGCATCGGCTGTCGGGCTGCCCCAGCTGCGCGGAACCCCTGGAGGAGGGTGACCGTTTCTGCGGCGTCTGCGGCTACGCCGTGAGCGCTCCTCCCCCGGCCGCCGTGGACCACCCGACCATCCCCATCCCACCGGCACCGCCAGCGCCGCCGGCCCCATCGGCGCCGCCGGCCCGGCCGGCCGCCGCGGGCGCCGCGGCGGGCGGTTACGGGAGCCCGGCCCCCGGCGTCCCGCACGCCGCGGCCGAGCCCGCCCCCGGCTGGGGCAGCGTGGCAGCGGCCGCGCCGACGCTGGTCGGCGATCCGGGTGCCTGGATCACCACGCCGGCTGAACCGGAGCCGGAACGGGAACCTCGGCAGGGTCCGGTGGGGGTCACGTACGCGACCTCCGGCCACGGGAACCCCTACGGCACCGGCACCCCGCCGGAAGGCACCCCGTGGGGCGCGGCGGAGCACCCGTACGGCGCCGCGGACATCCCCGAGACCCGCCACGACCGGCCCGGGGGCGACCCCGGCACGCCTCCGGAGGGGACGCCCTGGGGGCCGGGCGAAGCCCCGTACGAGAATCCGCCCCAGCCCGGCGGACCGGCCGGCGGGAAGACCTGCGTCGCCTGCCGCGCCGGGCACGTCGACACCGACGGGTACTGCGAGCACTGCGGGCACGCGCAGCCCCGCGAGCGCGACCACATCGAGGAGGAACTCGGGAGCGTCGCCGCCGTCACCGACCGGGGCCTGCGCCACCACCGCAACGAGGACTCGTTCGCCGTGTCGGCCACCGCCCTGCCCGACGGCTCCGCCGCCACCGTGGCCATCGTCTGCGACGGCGTCTCCTCCGCCAGCCGCCCCGACGAGGCGTCGGCCGCCGCGGCCGTCGCCGCCAACGAGGCGCTGCTCGAAGCGCTCCCGCGCGGCGCCCACCCCCAGGAGGCCATGCACGAGGCCATCCTGGCCGCCGCCCGGGCGGTGAACGCCCTGGCCCCGGAGACCCCCGGCGCGCAGAACGCCCCCGCCTGCACCCTGGTCGGCGCCGTCATCGGAGGTGGCCTGCTGACCATCGGCTGGGTGGGCGACAGCCGCGCCTACTGGGTCCCCGACGACCGCGCCGCCCTGCCCCGCCGCCTCACCGAGGACGACTCCTGGGCCGCCCAGATGGTCGCCGCCGGTCTGATGGGCGAGGCCGAGGCCTACGCGGACGTCCGCGCGCACGCCATCACCGGCTGGCTGGGGGCCGACGCGTACGACCTCGACCCGCACACCGCGACCTTCAAGCCCGACCACCCCGGTGTGGTGGTGGTCTGCACCGACGGACTGTGGAACTACGCGGAATCCGCGCGGGAGATGGCCCAGGTGGTACCCGCCGACGCCGCGACCCGCCCGCTGCACAGCGCCCAGGTACTCGTGGGGTACGCGCTCGACGGCGGCGGCCACGACAACGTCACCGTGGCGGTCGTGCCGTTCGCCACGCACCCCGAGCAGGAACCGGGACCGGATGCGGAGCCGGGCCCGGCGGCAGGACCGGAATAG